In Cellulomonas wangsupingiae, the genomic window GCGAGAAGGCGCTGTACGTCATCGACGGGACCCTGACGCACGCGATCGCGAAGGGCGCGCTGCTCGCCCCGGGCGGCGGGCTGATCGGCGGCGTGTACGCCGAGAACCCGCAGCGGGTCGACGTCACCGCGGCCGAGGCCGAGTTCGCCCTCGAGGTGGTCCGCGCGGTCGACCGCGCCACGGGCAGCGGCGTCCCGCTGTACGCGCGCGTCGACACCGTGGACTCCGCCGCGCACGGGCTGGTGCTGCTGGAGGCCGAGCTGTTCGAGCCCGCGCTCAACCTGCACGTCGCACCCGAGGTCACGGACGTGGTCGCCTCGGCGGTCGTCGCGCGCCTGGGTGAGTGTCCGGCGCACCGGGCACCGTCCGGCGGTCCCCGGCGTTGAGGGGGCGACGGGCGCGGGTGCGTCCCGACGAGGGAGGTGCCGTGGCGAGCTGGTCGGACCGGTGGACGCGCGTGCGTGCGCAGATCGACGCGCTGCCGCGTCCCGTGCGTGTCGTGGCGGTCACGGTCGTCGGCGGCACGGTGGTGCTCACGGGCGTGGCGATGCTCGTGCTGCCCGGGCCGGGCATCCTCGCGATCCTCGCGGGGCTCGCGCTGCTCGCGACGGAGTTCGCGTGGGCGCGGCGCTGGCTGGACCGTGCGCGGGCCGCGGGCCAGGCGGGCGTGGACAAGGGGCGTGAGGTGTGGGACCGGCGGCGGTCGGCCCCCGACCCGGTACGGGCGACGGAGCCGGTGGACGCGCCGGGGCCGGTCGAGGCGCAGGACCCCCACGACCCCCAGGACCCGATCGGCCCCGTCGGCGCGTCCCGCTGAGGCACCCGGCGCCCCGGGGATGACGATCGCGAGCGAGCCCGGGCGGGACATCCGCGACGGACGGGCGGTCGGGCTGGACAGCCGCCCGGAGCAGGTCCGCCGCGCCGTCGACGAATCGCTGTGCCGGCTGCGGGCCGACGTCAGTGGCGGACGGCACAGGCGCGGAACCTCGTCCCTGAATACCCCCGGGGGTATCGTGGAGCCATGTCCACCAGCACCACGCCACACCCCGTCCGACGCATCGTCGTCGTCGGAGGCGTCGCCGGCGGCATGAGCGCCGCCGCACGCGCCCGCCGTCTGGACGAGCACGCGCACATCGTCGTCCTCGAGCAGTCCGCCTACGTGTCGTTCGCCAGCTGCGGCCTGCCGTACCACCTGTCCGGCGAGATCGCCGACCGCGAGGCGCTCCTGCTCCACACCCCGCAGTCCCTCGCCGCGGCCCTGGCGCTCGACGTGCGCACCGGCAGCCGGGTGACGGCCGTCGACACCGCCGCCCGCACGGTCACCGTCGCCACCGCGGACGGCGAGTACGTCCTGGGCTACGACGCCCTGCTGCTGGCCCCCGGTGCCGTCGCCGTGCGACCGCCCGTCGAGGGCCTGGACCATCCGTCGGTGCACGCGCTGCGCACGGTCCCCGACCTGGACGCGCTGAACGAGCGTGTGGCACGGCTGGTCGCGGACCGCACCGCGGGAGCACCCGCACCCGCCGCCGTCGTCGTCGGGGCCGGTCTCATCGGGCTCGAGGCCGTCGAGGCGCTGACCACCCGCGGCCTGCAGGTGCACCTCGTCGAGCTCGCGGACCACGTGCTGCCGCCGCTCGACCCGGAGCTCGCCCCGCTGCTGGCCGGCGAGCTGCGCGACCACGGCGTGGGTCTGCACCTGGGTGTCGCGGCGCGCGCCGTCACCCCCCGCGGGGACGACGGCGCCGTCACGGTCACCCTGTCCGACGGCACCGAGCTGGCGGCCGACGTGGTCGTCGTCAACGTCGGCGTCCGTCCCGCGAGCGACCTGGCCCGCGAGGCGGGCCTCGCGCTCGGCCCGACGGGCGCGATCCGCGTCGACGCCGACCAGCGCACGTCCGACCCGCACGTGTGGGCCGTCGGCGACGCCGTCGAGGTCACGCAGGCCGTCACCGGCGCCGTCGGCCCCGTGCCCCTGGCCGGGCCCGCCAACCGGCAGGGCCGGCGGGCCGCCGACTCGATGGTCGGCCACCGCACCACCCCCCAGGCGCCGGTGCTCGGCACCGCGATCGTGCGGGTCTTCGGCCTCACCGCCGCGGTGACCGGACCGAACCAGGCGGCCCTGACCCGCGCGGGCATCGCCCACGAGGTGGTCCGCATCCACCCCGGCCACCACGCCGGCTACTTCCCCGGCACCGAGCAGGTCCACCTGGTGGCGACCTTCGCCCCCGACGGGCGCCTGCTGGGCGCCCAGGGCGTGGGCCGCGCGGGCGTCGACAAGCGCATCGACGTGCTGGCCACGGCCCTGCGTGCCGGCATGACCGCCGACGACCTGGCCGAGCTCGAGCTCGCGTACGCACCGCCCTACGGCTCGGCGAAGGACCCGGTGAACATGCTGGGGTTCGTCGCGCAGAACGTCCTGGACGGCACGACGCCGCAGTGGCACCCCGACGAGCTCGACGCCGCCCGGGCCGACACGCTCGTGCTCGACGTGCGCCAGCCCGCGGAGTTCGCCCGCGGCCACGTCCCCGAGGCGCTCAACGTCCCGCACACCGAGCTGCGCGGGCGCCTCGACGAGGTCCGGGCGGCTGCTGCCGGCCGGCCGGTGAGCGTCCACTGCGCCAGCGGCGTGCGCTCCCACATCGCCACCCGCGTGCTCCTGGCCGCCGGGCTCGACGCCCGCAACCTGTCCGGCGGCTGGCTGACGCTCAGCGCCGTCCACCCCCACCTGGCGCACCCGGCTGCGGGCGCCACCCGCTGACCCCCCGCCCACCCGCTCGAAGGAGAACCTCATGTGCTACCCCGTCCGCTGCGCCACCTGCGGCAAGACCACCTGGGACGGCTGCGGCCAGCACGCCGACGACGTCATGGCCGCCGTGCCCGACGGCGAGCGCTGCACCTGCCCCCGCTGACCGCAGGCACCACCCGTACCGACCCCCCGCGGCGCCACCCCGGCACCGCCCCCCAGGAGGACCGCATGGAGCTCGACCCGGACGAGATGACGAAGGTCGGCAACCGCCTGCGGCGCGCGCAGGGACAGCTCACGGCGGTGGTCCGGATGCTCGACGAGGGCCGCAGCTGCGAGGAGGTCGTCACGCAGCTCTCGGCCGTCTCACGTGCGCTGGACCGCGCCGGGTTCGCGATCATCGCGTCGGGGATGCGGCAGTGCCTCGTGCAGGACGCGTCGGCGGCCGGGGACGGGCAGGCTCCCACGCTCGACGTGCAGAAGCTGGAGAAGCTCTTCCTGTCCCTGGCCTGACGACCTGATGGTTGGCAAGGTGGGCGGCACCGACCGACGACGACCGGGAGCCGCCATGACCACCCTGCACCGGACCAGAGGGCTCGCCCTCCTGTCAGCCACGCTGCTCACCAGCGCCCTCGCCGCACCGGCGGCCCTGGCCGCCCCACCACCGGCGCCGACCGTCGCCGCGACGGCACCGGCACAGGTCGAGGCGCCCGTCCCGGCGCTCGACTGGCAGCCGTGTGGCGCCGGCCTCGAGCCGTTCCTGTGCGCGAGCGCCCGGGTCCCGCGCGACTACGACCGGCCGCACGGCGCCACGACGACGATCGCCCTGACGCTGCTGCCCGCGAGCGGCGACCCGGCGCAGCGCATCGGGACGCTGTTCACCAACCCCGGCGGCCCCGGCGGCAGCGGCGTGCAGTTCGTCCAGCAGGCCGCCCCGTACGCGTACCACCCGGACGTCCTGGCCCGCTTCGACGTCCTCGGGTTCGACCCGCGTGCCGTCGCGGCGTCCGACCCGGCGACGTGCTTCCGCACCCAGGCCGAGGAGGCCGCGTCCCCGCTGCTGCTGCAGCCGTACCCGATCACCGGCCGTGACGAGGCCCGGTTCACCCTCGAGGGCGTCGCGCTGGCGGCACGCTGCCAGGTCACCTCGCCGCTGCGGTTCGCGACCGCGTCGACCGCGAACGTCGCGCGCGACATGGACCTGCTGCGCCAGGCCGTCGGCGACGAGCAGCTGCACTACGCCGGTTACAGCTACGGCACGTACCTGGGCGCCACCTACGCCCGGTTGTTCCCCGAGCGCGTCGGGCGCTTCCTGCTCGACGGGACGGTCGACCCGGTCGCGTGGAGCGGCACGGGTACGGGTGACGCGGCGCCGTCGGTGCCCCTCGGCATCCGCATCCGGCAGGGGTTCGGGTCGCACGAGACGTTCGGGGAGTTCACGCGGCTGTGCGCGGAGGCGGGGCCGGAGGCGTGCCCGCTGGCGGCGCTCGGGGACCCCGCGACCGTCGCCTACGAGACGTTCGACCGGCTCGCGACCGACCCGGTCGAGGTGCCGCTGCCCGACGGCACGACCATCCTCGTCACGCAGCAGATCGCGGTCGCGGCGACGTACCAGTCGCTGTACTCCCCCGCCGGGTGGGCCGACCTCGCAGGCCTCCTGGCGGCGCTGGCCGTCCCGGAGCCCGACCCGGCCACGGTCGCGTCGGCCGCGACCGGCACCCGCTCCCTGCTCGGCGCGCGCCTGCGCGGGGAGGACTACCCGTCGATCGGCGGCGCGCTGGCCAGCCTGTGCGTCGACACCGCGTCCAACGGCCGGGTCGACCGCTACCCCCGCCTCGTCGACGCGCACGCCGAGGCGGCCCCGTACTTCGGGCGGTTCCGCGGCTGGGTCGGGCTGCCGTGCGAGGCGTGGAAGATCGAGGACGGTGACGCCTTCACCGGACCCTGGCAGCAGACGACGACCAGCCCGGTGCTCGTCGTCGGCACCCGCTTCGACCCCGCGACTCCGTACCGGCAGACCGAGCCGTACCGGGACCTGTTCCCCGGCGGCCATCTGCTCACGCTCGACGGGTGGGGCCACACCGCGCTCGGCAAGAGCGTGTGCGTCGACGAGCACATCACCACGTACCTGGTGAGCGGTGAGCCGCCCGCCGACGGCACGGTGTGCGCACCGGACAGCGCCCCGTTCGGGGCCACCCCGGGCGCTCGCAGCGCCACCCCGCGGATCGACGTCCCGCCGGGGCTGCCGCTCTGGTGAGACCACGGCCGAGGCGGGCGAGGGTCAGTCCTCGCCCGCCTCGGCGACCAGCAGGGCCACCTGCGTCCGGTTCGTCAGACCGAGCTTGAGCAGCACGTTCGTCACGTGCGCCTTCACGGTCGGGACGCTCACGTGCAGCCGGGCCGCGATCTGCGCGTTGCTCGCCCCGCGTCCGATGCCGACCGCCACCTCGCGCTCGCGCGCGGTGAGCCTGCCCAGCGCGCCGAGCGCCCGGGCGCGTGCGCCGCCGCTGGCGGCGGCCGACGCCATCAGCCGGCGCGCGATGCCCGGGGACAGGACGGGCTCACCCGCGGCCGCGGCGAGCACGGCGGCGACGATGCGGTCGGGCGCCATGTCCTTGAGCAGGTAGCCGGACGCGCCCGCACGCAGGGCGGCGACGACCTCGTCGTCGGTGTCGAAGGTCGTCAGGACCACGACGGCCGGCGGGTCGCTGCGCGCGCAGACGCGCCGCGTGCCCTCCACACCGTCGACGCCCGGCATCCGCAGGTCCATGAGCACGACGTCGGTGGGGTGGGCGTCCAGCACGGCCACGACGCCGGCCCCGTCGGCGGCCTCCCCGACGACCTCGATGCCGCGCGCGCCGTCGAGCATGAGCCGCAGGCCGGCGCGCACGAGGGCGTCGTCGTCGACGACGACGAGACGTGTGCGCCGCTGCCCGGCGCCGGTGCCGGTCATGCCTGCCACGGTATGCGGACGTCGAGCACGAATCCCCGTCCCTGCGGGTACGCCTCGACGTGCCCGCCCACCAGCCCCACCCGCTCCCGCAGGCCGACGAGCCCGGTGCCCGATCCCGGCCCCACCGGGACGCCCGGGCCGGACGCGCCGTCGTCGCCGACCCGCAGGCGGACCACGCCGGGCGACAGGTCGACCCGCACCACCACGCGACTTCCGGGGGCGTGACGACGCGCGTTGGTCAGCCCTTCCTGGGCGGCCCGGTACACCGCGGTCGCCACCGCCGGGGGCGGGTCGTCGTCACCCGTCGCCTCCAGCGTGACGTCCTGGCCGACGGCCCTCGCCTCGTCGACCAGGCGCGCGACGTCACGGACCCCCGGGCGGGGTGCCGGCGCGCGAGGCGCGCCGGGCACGGTCGGCTCCTCACGGAGCACGCGCACGACGTCCCGCAGGTCGTCCAGCGCCGAGCTCACGCCCTGCCGGACGAGCGCCGCAGCGGCCGCGAGGCGCTCCGGCGGCGCGTCGGGCCGGTACTCCAGCGCGCCGGCCGTCGTCGCGAGCAGGGACAGCCGGTGGGCGAGGGTGTCGTGCATCTCGCGCGCGATCCGGGTGCGCTCGACGAGCCGGGCCTCCTCGACGCGGCGCTCCTGCTCCGCCTCGGCGCGCCACGCCCGCTCCCGCAGCGAGCGGACCAGCGCGGCGCGGGCCCGCCCGTAGGCGCCCCACCCGAGGAGCGCCGCGTGCACCGCCAGGTCGCACAGCAGCCACCAGCCCAGCGGCAGCCCGACGGGTCGCCACAGCGCCAGCACGGCGTGCCCCGCGAACCCGGCGGCGGCGACCGGCAGCGCCGTGCGGATGCCGCGCCACCGCGCCACCTGCAGCGTCGCCACGGTCGATGCCGGGGTGGCGGCGCCCGAGACGGCCGCGAGCGCGGCGAGGACCAGGGCGGCGGGCACGGACCAGCGCGTCCACAGCGCCGGGAGCAGGACGAGGGCCGCCACGGCGACCGCGACGTCGAGCGCGCGCAGCGGCGACGCGTCCTGCTGGAGCCATGGGACGAGCGCGAGCAGCGTGAGGACCGCGACCGCGGCCCACGCGGCCCCGAGCCACGGCCACGGCAGGACGCGCGCGCCGGGATCCCGCTGCGGCGACCCGAGGGCGGGCTGTCCGTCAGGGCCGCAGGCGGCGGTGCCGGATGACGTGCTCATGCCCCGGACGCTAGGCGCGCAGCCCACGGTCGACCACCGACCGAAGGAGGGGGCCCGTCGACACCGGTCGGGGGTGGCGCTCGACCGTGGGCGCACGCGCCGTGGACGACGGACGGATGTGGCGGGCGCGGTCCCGTCGCGACCGTGGGGTACCGGCACGCCACCCGGCCGCCGGCCGTCTCCTCCAGGAGGTCGTCATGACCACGTCAGGGAACGTCACCGGCCGCAGGGCCACGCCGGCCGGGACCCCGCGCCGGCTGCCACGAGGGGCCGTCCCCGTCGTGGCAGCGGTCGCCGCCGCCGCCGTGTGGTGGGTGGGCGACGCCACGGGCGTCACCCTCGCCGCTCGCTCGGGCGCTGCGACCCGGACGGTCGGCGTGGTCGACGTCGTCGTGGCGGCCGTCGTCGTGGCGCTCCTGGGCTGGGCCGTGCGGGCGCTCGTGGCGCGCTCGCGGCGCGGGCGCCCGGGCAACGGCGAGCGCGCCTGGTTCGTCCTGTGCGGCGTCGTCCTGCTGGTCTCGCTGCTCGGCCCGCTGGGCGGCACGACGCCCGGCGCCGTCGCGGTGCTGCTGGCCGAGCACGTCGCGGTGGGCGCGGTCGTCGCGCTGGGGC contains:
- a CDS encoding alpha/beta hydrolase — protein: MTTLHRTRGLALLSATLLTSALAAPAALAAPPPAPTVAATAPAQVEAPVPALDWQPCGAGLEPFLCASARVPRDYDRPHGATTTIALTLLPASGDPAQRIGTLFTNPGGPGGSGVQFVQQAAPYAYHPDVLARFDVLGFDPRAVAASDPATCFRTQAEEAASPLLLQPYPITGRDEARFTLEGVALAARCQVTSPLRFATASTANVARDMDLLRQAVGDEQLHYAGYSYGTYLGATYARLFPERVGRFLLDGTVDPVAWSGTGTGDAAPSVPLGIRIRQGFGSHETFGEFTRLCAEAGPEACPLAALGDPATVAYETFDRLATDPVEVPLPDGTTILVTQQIAVAATYQSLYSPAGWADLAGLLAALAVPEPDPATVASAATGTRSLLGARLRGEDYPSIGGALASLCVDTASNGRVDRYPRLVDAHAEAAPYFGRFRGWVGLPCEAWKIEDGDAFTGPWQQTTTSPVLVVGTRFDPATPYRQTEPYRDLFPGGHLLTLDGWGHTALGKSVCVDEHITTYLVSGEPPADGTVCAPDSAPFGATPGARSATPRIDVPPGLPLW
- a CDS encoding FAD-dependent oxidoreductase; its protein translation is MSTSTTPHPVRRIVVVGGVAGGMSAAARARRLDEHAHIVVLEQSAYVSFASCGLPYHLSGEIADREALLLHTPQSLAAALALDVRTGSRVTAVDTAARTVTVATADGEYVLGYDALLLAPGAVAVRPPVEGLDHPSVHALRTVPDLDALNERVARLVADRTAGAPAPAAVVVGAGLIGLEAVEALTTRGLQVHLVELADHVLPPLDPELAPLLAGELRDHGVGLHLGVAARAVTPRGDDGAVTVTLSDGTELAADVVVVNVGVRPASDLAREAGLALGPTGAIRVDADQRTSDPHVWAVGDAVEVTQAVTGAVGPVPLAGPANRQGRRAADSMVGHRTTPQAPVLGTAIVRVFGLTAAVTGPNQAALTRAGIAHEVVRIHPGHHAGYFPGTEQVHLVATFAPDGRLLGAQGVGRAGVDKRIDVLATALRAGMTADDLAELELAYAPPYGSAKDPVNMLGFVAQNVLDGTTPQWHPDELDAARADTLVLDVRQPAEFARGHVPEALNVPHTELRGRLDEVRAAAAGRPVSVHCASGVRSHIATRVLLAAGLDARNLSGGWLTLSAVHPHLAHPAAGATR
- a CDS encoding metal-sensitive transcriptional regulator, whose translation is MELDPDEMTKVGNRLRRAQGQLTAVVRMLDEGRSCEEVVTQLSAVSRALDRAGFAIIASGMRQCLVQDASAAGDGQAPTLDVQKLEKLFLSLA
- a CDS encoding response regulator, translating into MTGTGAGQRRTRLVVVDDDALVRAGLRLMLDGARGIEVVGEAADGAGVVAVLDAHPTDVVLMDLRMPGVDGVEGTRRVCARSDPPAVVVLTTFDTDDEVVAALRAGASGYLLKDMAPDRIVAAVLAAAAGEPVLSPGIARRLMASAAASGGARARALGALGRLTAREREVAVGIGRGASNAQIAARLHVSVPTVKAHVTNVLLKLGLTNRTQVALLVAEAGED
- a CDS encoding PGPGW domain-containing protein, whose product is MASWSDRWTRVRAQIDALPRPVRVVAVTVVGGTVVLTGVAMLVLPGPGILAILAGLALLATEFAWARRWLDRARAAGQAGVDKGREVWDRRRSAPDPVRATEPVDAPGPVEAQDPHDPQDPIGPVGASR
- a CDS encoding sensor histidine kinase, whose amino-acid sequence is MSTSSGTAACGPDGQPALGSPQRDPGARVLPWPWLGAAWAAVAVLTLLALVPWLQQDASPLRALDVAVAVAALVLLPALWTRWSVPAALVLAALAAVSGAATPASTVATLQVARWRGIRTALPVAAAGFAGHAVLALWRPVGLPLGWWLLCDLAVHAALLGWGAYGRARAALVRSLRERAWRAEAEQERRVEEARLVERTRIAREMHDTLAHRLSLLATTAGALEYRPDAPPERLAAAAALVRQGVSSALDDLRDVVRVLREEPTVPGAPRAPAPRPGVRDVARLVDEARAVGQDVTLEATGDDDPPPAVATAVYRAAQEGLTNARRHAPGSRVVVRVDLSPGVVRLRVGDDGASGPGVPVGPGSGTGLVGLRERVGLVGGHVEAYPQGRGFVLDVRIPWQA
- a CDS encoding DUF6069 family protein; the encoded protein is MTTSGNVTGRRATPAGTPRRLPRGAVPVVAAVAAAAVWWVGDATGVTLAARSGAATRTVGVVDVVVAAVVVALLGWAVRALVARSRRGRPGNGERAWFVLCGVVLLVSLLGPLGGTTPGAVAVLLAEHVAVGAVVALGLRR